A window from Engraulis encrasicolus isolate BLACKSEA-1 chromosome 13, IST_EnEncr_1.0, whole genome shotgun sequence encodes these proteins:
- the LOC134461781 gene encoding uncharacterized protein K02A2.6-like, with protein MSQNQPNPTVNTAPTMAGIIGRMDSFDSAAEDWTTYIERLDQYFVANDIPNSKRVAVLLSVMGAKTYNLLRSLMTPDKPADKSYTAIVTALETHLNPKPLVIAERFKFHKRNQLKTESIAEFVAELRRLSEHCSFGRNLLDSLRDRFVCGLINENIQKRLLTEKDLTLKRAIELATSMEAAAKGATELQQQMAQECHVHECNVHKIDKRQQKSDACYRCGKKSHTPAECWFKDKECNKCQKTGHIQKMCKTKMREKVKEKKFHKRKDKQREMHDIETCSSDTDSAQDLACFDVCSLKRPNRGIIWVSPKVEGKTLTMELDTGSALSVISKKDYQAHFSHLKLQSTDVMLKTYTGERIAPMGVVKVKVHYSDQRHVLSLYVVERGGAPLFGREWLREIQLDWQSIKEMQATVTKKQSTGSTTEKLNKILTNAGEVFQDGIGTLKHLKAQIVLEDDAVPKFHKARQVPYALRPKVENELQRLENEGILSKVDWSEWATPIVPVVKGNGSVRLCGDFKVTVNPVLKAEQYPLPRIDDIFAALGQGKRFSKIDLAQAYLQMEMEESSKKYLTINTSKGLYQYNRLVFGIASAPAIWQKAMEQVLQGIPNTQCYLDDIVITGENDDAHLENLEKVLKRLDEFGLRANKAKCEFFQDEIEYCGHKIDKNGLHKCKDKIDAVLKAPPPQNVSQLRSFLGLVNYYRKFLPNLSSVLHPLNCLLQLGNKWHWSQDCEKAFKQAKELVTSDNVLTHYDPQVPLKLACDASPYGIGAVLSHRFSDGTERPIAFASRSLNAAERNYAQIDREALSLVWGVKKFNQYLYGKHFTLLTDHKPLVSIFNPAKGVPAMAAARLQRWALFLSAHTYSIEYKGTQHHGNADGLSRLPLQVAPPVKTKEAVDMFQMAQVDPLPVTSEEIARETGRDPVLSKVYELTLKGWPRHGDSSLPGYSSRREQLTVHQGCILWGARVVIPPKLRQRVLTVIHEGHLGVVKMKGLARSFIWWPGIDEKLEELAKTCYGCLQTQKSPPTAPLHVWEWPTKPWQRVHIDYAGPFLDHMYLVVVDAHSKWPEVFCTKTATSAKTVELLRALFARTGLPHQIVSDNGTPFTAEEFQRFVRKNGIQHTTIVPYHPASNGQAERFIQ; from the coding sequence ATGTCACAAAATCAGCCAAACCCGACGGTAAATACCGCGCCAACCATGGCAGGGATAATCGGAAGAATGGACAGTTTTGATAGTGCGGCGGAGGACTGGACAACATACATTGAGAGGTTGGATCAGTACTTTGTTGCAAACGACATTCCAAACAGCAAAAGGGTAGCTGTACTGCTTAGTGTAATGGGAGCTAAGACATATAATTTGCTGCGCAGCCTAATGACTCCAGATAAACCTGCTGATAAGTCGTACACAGCCATTGTTACTGCGTTAGAGACTCATCTGAATCCGAAGCCTCTCGTCATCGCTGAGCGTTTTAAATTTCATAAACGAAACCAGTTGAAGACAGAGTCTATTGCTGAATTCGTGGCAGAGTTGAGGAGACTGTCTGAGCATTGTTCATTTGGAAGAAATCTATTAGATTCACTGCGAGACAGATTTGTGTGCGGGCTGATCAACGAAAATATACAGAAACGGCTGTTAACAGAAAAAGACCTGACGCTGAAACGTGCCATTGAGCTCGCGACGTCAATGGAAGCTGCTGCCAAAGGCGCTACCGAGCTGCAACAGCAGATGGCGCAAGAATGCCATGTACACGAGTGCAATGTGCACAAGATAGACAAAAGACAACAGAAAAGTGATGCATGTTATCGCTGTGGCAAGAAGTCACACACTCCAGCTGAATGTTGGTTTAAAGATAAAGAATGCAACAAATGCCAGAAAACAGGTCACATACAGAAAATGTGCAAAACCAAAatgagagaaaaagtgaaagagaaaaagtTCCACAAACGAAAAGATAAACAAAGAGAAATGCATGACATTGAAACTTGCTCTTCTGACACAGATAGTGCACAAGACCTAGCCTGCTTTGATGTATGCTCATTGAAAAGACCCAACAGGGGAATTATATGGGTTTCACCTAAAGTGGAGGGGAAAACACTGACCATGGAGTTAGATACTGGATCTGCATTGTCAGTCATCTCCAAAAAGGATTACCAGGCACACTTCTCACATCTAAAATTACAGTCTACTGATGTAATGCTCAAAACTTACACAGGGGAGCGCATAGCCCCAATGGGCGTGGTCAAGGTGAAGGTACACTACAGCGATCAACGCCATGTGCTGTCCCTGTATGTTGTTGAGAGAGGAGGTGCGCCCCTGTTTGGCCGTGAATGGCTTCGTGAGATACAATTGGATTGGCAGTCAATTAAAGAAATGCAAGCAACAGTGACCAAAAAGCAGAGCACCGGCTCTACAACTGAAAAATTGAATAAAATACTTACCAATGCAGGTGAAGTGTTTCAAGATGGCATAGGCACACTTAAACACCTGAAAGCCCAGATTGTGCTGGAAGATGACGCTGTTCCCAAATTCCACAAGGCGCGCCAGGTTCCATACGCTCTCCGCCCCAAAGTGGAAAATGAACTCCAAAGGCTGGAAAATGAGGGCATCTTATCGAAAGTGGACTGGTCTGAATGGGCAACGCCAATAGTGCCAGTGGTAAAGGGAAATGGCTCAGTACGCCTCTGCGGAGATTTCAAGGTCACAGTCAATCCGGTCCTGAAGGCGGAACAGTACCCTCTACCGCGTATTGATGACATCTTTGCAGCGCTGGGCCAAGGTAAGCGATTCTCCAAGATTGACCTAGCACAAGCGTACttacagatggagatggaggagtcgTCTAAAAAGTACTTGACCATCAATACCTCCAAAGGTCTCTATCAGTACAACCGCCTGGTCTTCGGCATCGCTTCAGCACCGGCAATCTGGCAGAAAGCAATGGAGCAAGTCCTACAAGGCATACCGAATACACAGTGCTATTTGGATGACATAGTCATTACAGGAGAAAATGACGACGCACACCTTGAAAATCTGGAAAAAGTGCTCAAAAGATTGGATGAATTTGGATTACGGGCCAACAAAGCAAAATGTGAATTCTTTCAAGATGAAATTGAATACTGTGGCCACAAAATTGACAAAAACGGGCTACACAAATGCAAAGACAAAATTGACGCTGTATTGAAGGCCCCACCTCCACAGAATGTTTCTCAACTGAGATCTTTCTTGGGCCTTGTAAATTATTACCGAAAATTCTTGCCCAACCTGTCCTCAGTGCTACACCCCTTGAATTGCTTACTCCAACTTGGCAATAAGTGGCACTGGTCCCAGGACTGTGAAAAGGCCTTCAAGCAAGCAAAGGAGTTAGTGACATCAGACAATGTCTTAACTCACTATGACCCCCAAGTGCCTCTCAAGCTAGCATGTGATGCTTCGCCTTACGGAATCGGAGCCGTGCTATCACACCGATTCAGTGATGGAACAGAGCGACCAATAGCATTTGCCTCCCGATCTCTGAATGCAGCTGAGCGTAACTATGCGCAAATTGACAGAGAAGCTCTTAGTCTGGTCTGGGGAGTGAAAAAGTTCAACCAATATCTTTATGGTAAGCACTTTACCCTCCTCACGGATCATAAACCCCTTGTTTCCATCTTTAATCCAGCTAAGGGAGTGCCAGCCATGGCCGCTGCACGACTGCAACGGTGGGCTTTGTTCCTGAGTGCTCACACCTACAGCATTGAGTACAAGGGCACACAACATCATGGGAACGCTGACGGGCTGTCCCGTTTGCCACTGCAAGTCGCACCACCAGTAAAGACCAAAGAAGCTGTGGATATGTTCCAGATGGCACAAGTGGATCCTCTACCAGTCACAAGTGAGGAGATCGCACGAGAGACAGGCCGCGACCCTGTCTTGTCCAAAGTCTACGAGTTGACGCTGAAAGGCTGGCCACGCCACGGTGACTCATCCTTACCGGGCTATTCAAGTCGACGAGAACAGCTCACAGTGCATCAAGGATGCATTTTGTGGGGGGCGAGGGTAGTCATACCACCGAAGCTGCGCCAGAGGGTTCTCACTGTGATACATGAGGGACACTTAGGCGTGGTGAAAATGAAAGGCCTCGCAAGGAGCTTTATATGGTGGCCTGGAATCGATGAAAAGCTTGAAGAACTAGCCAAGACATGCTATGGGTGTCTACAGACCCAAAAGTCTCCACCAACAGCCCCACTGCATGTGTGGGAATGGCCTACAAAACCATGGCAACGTGTGCACATTGACTACGCAGGACCTTTCCTTGACCACATGTACCTAGTCGTTGTTGATGCGCACTCAAAGTGGCCTGAGGTTTTCTGCACAAAGACCGCAACCTCTGCAAAGACAGTTGAACTCTTACGGGCCCTGTTCGCACGCACAGGCCTTCCGCATCAGATCGTGAGTGACAACGGAACACCTTTCACCGCCGAAGAGTTTCAGCGCTTTGTTAGAAAGAACGGCATACAACACACCACCATTGTGCCGTACCATCCAGCTTCTAACGGCCAAGCTGAACGTTTCATTCAATAA